The proteins below come from a single Triticum aestivum cultivar Chinese Spring chromosome 5D, IWGSC CS RefSeq v2.1, whole genome shotgun sequence genomic window:
- the LOC123122565 gene encoding uncharacterized protein isoform X3, with translation MKNPSCEQVVDYGDFVFLKMGECALQLDIKCRTLRKVYEAKNGRLGFNIHPFMMIWPPTFPTLKYDAARDAMGRRIIPGSSWMAPMPRVTRAASRKSSSGNLVMIQVKAKLYFLTGRKPRNY, from the exons ATGAAGAATCCATCTTGTGAACAG GTGGTGGACTATGGTGACTTTGTGTTCTTGAAGATGGGTGAATGTGCACTCCAGTTGGACATCAAGTGCAGGACACTGCGTAAGGTGTATGAAGCAAAAAATGGTCGTTTGGGTTTTAATATCCATCCTTTTATGATGATCTGGCCTCCCACATTCCCAACGCTCAAGTATGATGCTGCAAG AGATGCAATGGGGAGAAGAATTATACCAGGAAGCTCATGGATGGCACCTATGCCGAGAGTGACCAGGGCGGCATCAAGGAAGAGCAGTAG CGGAAATCTGGTTATGATCCAAGTGAAAGCGAAGCTATATTTCCTAACAGGGAGAAAACCTAGGAATTATTAG
- the LOC123122565 gene encoding uncharacterized protein isoform X2 yields MVVVVLVPSSPSRRRTKPASVAYPQISLGEAEAEPDLQLPSPLLQVDEGRPLTPLFGTGPRPSSTVAPQALQPSSMAILEEISAKDAMGRRIIPGSSWMAPMPRVTRAASRKSSSGNLVMIQVKAKLYFLTGRKPRNY; encoded by the exons atggtggtggtggtgctggtgcccTCTTCCCCATCCCGCCGCCGCACAAAGCCAGCCAGCGTCGCCTACCCACAGATCTCGCTgggcgaggcggaggcggagcCTGACCTCCAGCTCCCAAGCCCTCTGCTACAAGTCGACGAGGGGCGGCCGCTAACCCCTCTGTTCGGCACCGGCCCCAGGCCCTCTTCCACCGTCGCCCCACAAGCGCTGCAGCCTTCGTCCATGGCGATCTTGGAAGAAATTTCGGCCAA AGATGCAATGGGGAGAAGAATTATACCAGGAAGCTCATGGATGGCACCTATGCCGAGAGTGACCAGGGCGGCATCAAGGAAGAGCAGTAG CGGAAATCTGGTTATGATCCAAGTGAAAGCGAAGCTATATTTCCTAACAGGGAGAAAACCTAGGAATTATTAG
- the LOC123122565 gene encoding uncharacterized protein isoform X4, with translation MVVVVLVPSSPSRRRTKPASVAYPQISLGEAEAEPDLQLPSPLLQVDEGRPLTPLFGTGPRPSSTVAPQALQPSSMAILEEISAKDAMGRRIIPGSSWMAPMPRVTRAASRKSTEIWL, from the exons atggtggtggtggtgctggtgcccTCTTCCCCATCCCGCCGCCGCACAAAGCCAGCCAGCGTCGCCTACCCACAGATCTCGCTgggcgaggcggaggcggagcCTGACCTCCAGCTCCCAAGCCCTCTGCTACAAGTCGACGAGGGGCGGCCGCTAACCCCTCTGTTCGGCACCGGCCCCAGGCCCTCTTCCACCGTCGCCCCACAAGCGCTGCAGCCTTCGTCCATGGCGATCTTGGAAGAAATTTCGGCCAA AGATGCAATGGGGAGAAGAATTATACCAGGAAGCTCATGGATGGCACCTATGCCGAGAGTGACCAGGGCGGCATCAAGGAAGAGCA CGGAAATCTGGTTATGA
- the LOC123122565 gene encoding uncharacterized protein isoform X1, producing the protein MKNPSCEQTVSSSSTPFPTDANKEMGGERQPPAAAAVTVSKVLDDDDLLIEILLRVGFPTTLVCAALVCKRWLGHASDRAFLRRFRELHPPRLLGFYIDDFDLPPGLTSVLSQCCLSPQSLLLSSAVQASNWKPTMPGLLQSRTARTAASSSPCTMAEAETQPECTACCAPREIYPTSHNSHALDSSVTALSNKFFPKKKGMACPTTTCMWSLAGAQKQNLSYTYICCKMVPDGRIISWT; encoded by the exons ATGAAGAATCCATCTTGTGAACAG ACAGTTTCCTCTTCCTCCACCCCGTTCCCCACGGACGCCAATAAAGAAATGGGAGGCGAGAGGCAGCCACCGGCGGCCGCAGCAGTCACCGTATCCAAGGTGCTCGACGATGACGACCTCCTCATCGAAATCCTTCTCCGCGTCGGTTTCCCCACCACCCTCGTCTGCGCCGCCCTCGTCTGCAAGCGCTGGCTAGGGCATGCCTCCGACCGCGCCTTCCTTCGCCGTTTCCGCGAGCTCCACCCGCCCCGCCTCCTCGGCTTCTACATCGACGACTTTGATCTTCCGCCCGGCTTGACATCAGTGTTGTCCCAGTGCTGCCTCAGCCCCCAGAGCTTGCTGTTGTCGTCCGCCGTGCAAGCTTCAAATTGGAAACCAACAATGCCAGGTCTGCTACAATCCAGGACTGCCAGAACGGCAGCATCTTCTTCACCTTGTACAATGGCAGAAGCGGAAACTCAGCCAGAGTGCACTGCCTGTTGTGCCCCGAGAGAGATCTATCCAACCTCCCACAACTCCCACGCCCTGGACTCGAGCGTAACTGCACTTTCAAACAAGTTCTTTCCAAAGAAGAAGGGGATGGCATGTCCTACTACTACTTGTATGTGGAGTCTAGCAGGCGCGCAGAAACAGAATCTATCCTACACGTATATATGTTGCAAGATGGTTCCCGATGGACGCATCATCTCTTGGACATAG